The Pagrus major chromosome 17, Pma_NU_1.0 genome includes a region encoding these proteins:
- the pkdc gene encoding uncharacterized protein pkdc translates to MKQQYQDLVLQACGASSLRVGAKIQTLWSGYGEIVRLHLEGCDRPSVVVKHVKFPEEAEHPGGWNTDRSHMRKVRSYQVETHWYQNYSTNQSCRIPACIAACSHGDEMLIVLEDLDVVGYDQRRTSVKDREIKACLSWLAHFHALFLDVAPEGLWPVGTYWHLETRPDELEAMDDAALKAAAADIDRILNECRFKTIVHGDAKLANFCFSPSGQDVAAVDFQYVGGGCGMKDVVYFLGSCMEEKQCERRVPGLLDFYFTELKVAVEKDVDFAALEKEWREMFAFAWTDFHRFLLGWMPGHWKINHYSKQLTKEVLRKLKQ, encoded by the exons ATGAAGCAGCAGTACCAGGATCTCGTCCTGCAGGCGTGCGGAGCTTCATCTCTGCGTGTCGGTGCAAAGATCCAGACACTCTGGAGCGGTTACGGCGAGATCGTCAGGCTGCACCTGGAGGGCTGCGACCGGCCGTCTGTGGTCGTCAAACACGTCAAGTTCCCCGAGGAGGCCGAGCACCCAGGAGGCTGGAACACAGACCGCTCCCACATGCGTAAAGTCAGATCCTACCAGGTGGAGACACACTGGTACCAGAACTATTCCACCAATCAGAGCTGTCGGATCCCCGCCTGCATCGCTGCCTGTTCCCATGGAGACGAGATGCTGATCGTGCTGGAGGATCTGGACGTGGTCGGTTATGATCAGAGAAG GACCAGTGTGAAGGACAGAGAAATAAAGGCTTGCCTCAGCTGGCTTGCCCACTTCCATGCCCTCTTCCTGGACGTGGCACCAGAGGGCCTGTGGCCTGTCGGTACCTACTGGCACCTGGAGACCCGGCCAGACGAGCTGGAGGCCATGGACGACGCCGCTCTCAAAGCAGCAGCCGCAGACATCGACAGGATACTCAACGAATGTCGATTCAAGACCATCGTTCACGGAGACGCCAAGTTGGCCAACTTCTGTTTCTCCCCGAGCGGACAGGATGTAGCAGCTGTGGACTTCCAGTATGTCGGTGGAGGCTGTGGGATGAAAgatgttgtgtattttttagGAAGCTGCATGGAGGAGAAGCAGTGTGAGAGGAGGGTGCCAGGCCTGCTGGACTTTTATTTCACAGAGCTAAAGGTAGCTGTGGAAAAAGACGTGGACTTCGCTGCCTTAGAGAAAGAGTGGAGGGAGATGTTTGCGTTCGCCTGGACAGATTTTCATCGTTTTCTGCTGGGATGGATGCCGGGACACTGGAAGATCAACCACTACAGTAAACAGCTGACCAAAGAGGTTCTGCGCAAACTGAAACAGTAA